One Vibrio penaeicida DNA segment encodes these proteins:
- the accD gene encoding acetyl-CoA carboxylase, carboxyltransferase subunit beta: MSWLEKLLDTKNIIRTRKSTIPDGVWTQCPSCEHTLYRAAVAENLEVCPKCDYHMRMAARRRLDVFLDQGDRCEIASELQPKDLLGFKDLKRYQERLTLAQKSTGEKDALVAMKGELFGLPVVACAFEYSFMVGSMGSVVGARFVRSVEAAIDAECGLVCFSACGGARMQESLMSLMQMSKTSAALKRLSDAGLPYISVLTDQTFGGVSASLAMLGDINIGEPKARIGFAGRRVIEQTVREKLPDEFQRSEFLLEHGALDMIVDRREIRSKVGGLLAKLTNKNTINGNITVKSNR; this comes from the coding sequence ATGAGTTGGTTAGAAAAGCTGTTAGATACAAAGAACATAATCAGAACACGAAAATCCACAATTCCGGATGGGGTCTGGACCCAATGCCCTTCGTGTGAACACACGCTCTATCGCGCTGCGGTAGCGGAAAACCTAGAGGTCTGCCCTAAATGCGATTATCACATGAGAATGGCGGCACGACGTAGGTTAGATGTCTTTTTGGACCAAGGAGATCGATGTGAAATTGCGAGTGAACTCCAGCCAAAAGATCTTCTCGGTTTTAAAGATTTAAAGCGCTATCAAGAGCGATTGACGCTTGCTCAAAAAAGCACGGGTGAAAAAGATGCCTTAGTTGCTATGAAAGGTGAACTTTTTGGGTTACCAGTGGTGGCTTGCGCTTTTGAATATTCTTTTATGGTCGGCTCCATGGGATCGGTGGTGGGTGCTCGTTTCGTTAGATCAGTGGAGGCCGCTATTGATGCAGAATGTGGGCTGGTGTGTTTTTCTGCTTGTGGAGGTGCCCGCATGCAGGAATCTTTAATGTCCCTAATGCAAATGTCCAAAACGAGTGCTGCCCTAAAGCGTTTATCTGATGCGGGATTGCCTTATATTTCGGTACTAACAGACCAAACCTTTGGTGGCGTATCGGCAAGTCTAGCGATGCTTGGTGACATAAATATCGGCGAACCTAAGGCCCGAATTGGATTTGCTGGGCGACGAGTCATTGAGCAGACGGTTCGCGAAAAACTTCCAGATGAATTTCAGCGAAGCGAGTTTTTATTGGAACATGGCGCGTTAGATATGATCGTAGATAGACGAGAAATACGTAGTAAAGTGGGTGGGTTATTGGCGAAGCTGACCAACAAAAATACGATTAATGGAAATATAACGGTGAAATCAAATCGTTAA
- a CDS encoding LysR family transcriptional regulator — protein MLEKIDQVWLKSFHCVYENNSFKRASEFLDLPTSNVSRHVALLEEKLSTRLFDRTTRKIAPTEAGEQLYTRTQPLLNKLNDALEDITQHTSEAMGQLRILMPDSPTLAEAVVSFCSQYPSISLCCDTSIHPKEDLLDGFDVVLSFHRGKLADSNWIAKEIKRWPSVVVAAPKLIQAHPSPFRITDLNHVPCISSFSVLNGTPWIFKNKKGELITQKVNSSFRVNSGHLAKSGALAGLGFAILPTEFCCDEINSGLLNTIELEYEPEDLVLYAFYASRKHLAKKTAMFIEHLLRQSKAG, from the coding sequence ATGCTAGAGAAGATTGATCAGGTATGGCTCAAGAGCTTTCATTGTGTCTATGAAAACAACAGTTTTAAAAGAGCTTCTGAATTTCTCGACTTACCGACCTCCAACGTGAGTCGCCATGTTGCATTATTGGAAGAGAAGCTAAGCACACGACTTTTCGATAGAACGACGCGCAAGATAGCCCCAACGGAAGCCGGCGAGCAGCTTTACACTCGCACACAACCACTGCTCAATAAACTCAATGATGCGCTTGAAGACATCACTCAACACACGAGTGAAGCCATGGGACAACTTAGGATTCTGATGCCCGACTCTCCTACATTAGCTGAGGCTGTTGTGTCTTTCTGTTCTCAGTACCCTTCCATTTCCTTGTGTTGCGATACCAGCATTCACCCGAAAGAGGATTTGCTGGATGGGTTTGACGTTGTTTTGAGTTTCCACCGCGGGAAACTTGCCGACAGCAATTGGATTGCAAAAGAGATTAAACGCTGGCCAAGTGTGGTGGTGGCAGCACCGAAACTCATTCAAGCTCACCCTTCCCCTTTTCGGATTACCGATTTAAATCATGTACCTTGTATTAGCAGTTTCTCCGTTTTGAATGGCACACCTTGGATCTTCAAAAATAAAAAAGGCGAACTTATCACACAGAAAGTGAACTCTTCATTTAGGGTAAACAGTGGGCATCTTGCTAAATCAGGGGCATTGGCTGGTCTTGGGTTTGCCATACTTCCAACGGAATTTTGCTGTGATGAAATCAATTCAGGTCTTCTCAATACCATTGAACTTGAATATGAACCTGAAGATTTGGTTCTGTATGCGTTTTATGCCTCTAGAAAACATTTGGCAAAGAAAACCGCCATGTTTATTGAACATCTATTGCGGCAATCAAAAGCGGGTTAA
- a CDS encoding DNA topoisomerase III has translation MSRLIIAEKPSLGRAIAAALPKPQKNENGFIRCGNGDIVTWCIGHLLEQVEPDVYDERYKKWNMNDLPIVPDQWQLRPRKTSSKQLTVIRKLLKESSHLVHAGDPDREGQLLVDEVIDYCKVPKGKKENMERLLISDLNLPAVKRALSQLRSNRDFIPLSVSALARSRADWLYGMNMSRAYTLLGQKAGYQGVLSVGRVQTPVLGLVVRRDEEIENFVPRDYFTLHALIPYQDQNSSFDIRARWKPSEACKPWQDEEGRVLNRKLVENVASRIANQPATVTKSEQKQTKQAAPLPYSLSALQIDAAKRFGMSAQDVLNVCQSLYEKHKLITYPRSDSRYLPVEHFGQAASVTDAISNNAKELAQAVQGADLSRKSKAWNDSKVDAHHAIIPTPKKASVNGLSGNEMKIYQQIARQYLMQFYPPAVFAEAKLIFDIAGGTFVASGKQLIDPGWKILMGKDKAEKEEGVDTVPPLPEGTVLTCREGEIKDRKTEPPKHFTEATLLQAMTGISRFVEDKELKKILRETDGLGTEATRAGILDTLFKRQLLTRQGKSILSSPAGRGLIHALPNESTYPDMTANWEHQLQGMAERNQAYQPFMQALESKITGLMETVKLGPVPESLRHLPKVERPAYKKRRSTGKSTAKKSGTTRKRGTSTKKS, from the coding sequence ATGTCTCGACTCATCATTGCCGAAAAACCCAGCTTAGGGCGCGCGATTGCTGCAGCTCTACCCAAGCCTCAAAAAAACGAAAATGGTTTTATTCGTTGTGGGAATGGTGACATCGTTACTTGGTGTATCGGTCACTTGTTGGAACAGGTGGAGCCCGATGTCTACGATGAACGTTACAAAAAATGGAACATGAATGACCTGCCAATTGTTCCAGACCAATGGCAGCTCAGACCTCGTAAGACGTCAAGCAAACAGCTCACGGTGATCCGTAAGCTATTAAAAGAAAGTAGCCACCTTGTTCATGCTGGCGACCCAGATCGTGAAGGGCAACTGCTGGTGGACGAAGTGATTGATTACTGCAAAGTCCCCAAAGGCAAAAAAGAGAACATGGAAAGGTTGCTGATCAGTGACTTAAACTTACCTGCGGTCAAGCGTGCACTTTCTCAGCTTCGCAGTAACCGTGATTTCATTCCTCTTTCTGTATCGGCGCTCGCTCGTTCCCGTGCCGATTGGCTGTATGGCATGAACATGTCGCGGGCGTATACCTTGCTTGGTCAAAAAGCCGGTTATCAAGGCGTATTATCGGTAGGGCGTGTTCAAACCCCTGTGCTGGGTTTGGTGGTTCGTCGAGACGAAGAAATCGAGAATTTTGTCCCGCGAGACTATTTTACCCTTCATGCGCTGATCCCTTACCAAGATCAAAATAGCAGCTTTGATATTCGTGCTCGCTGGAAACCGAGCGAAGCCTGTAAGCCTTGGCAAGATGAAGAGGGCAGAGTACTCAACCGAAAACTGGTAGAGAACGTCGCCTCACGTATCGCTAATCAGCCTGCTACGGTAACGAAGTCGGAACAAAAACAAACCAAGCAAGCCGCGCCGCTCCCGTATTCACTTTCCGCATTACAAATCGATGCTGCAAAACGTTTTGGTATGAGTGCGCAAGATGTGCTGAATGTTTGCCAATCGCTGTATGAAAAACACAAACTGATTACCTACCCACGTTCAGATAGCCGATATTTACCGGTGGAGCATTTTGGGCAAGCTGCGTCGGTAACCGATGCTATTAGCAATAACGCTAAAGAGCTTGCTCAGGCGGTTCAAGGTGCAGACTTGTCCCGTAAATCAAAAGCGTGGAACGACAGCAAAGTCGATGCCCACCATGCCATCATTCCAACACCCAAAAAAGCATCGGTAAACGGGCTTTCTGGTAATGAAATGAAGATTTACCAACAGATTGCCCGTCAGTATCTTATGCAATTCTACCCACCAGCCGTATTTGCAGAAGCTAAGCTGATCTTTGATATCGCTGGTGGAACATTTGTTGCGTCTGGTAAGCAGTTGATTGATCCAGGATGGAAAATACTGATGGGGAAAGACAAAGCAGAGAAAGAAGAAGGTGTCGATACAGTTCCTCCCTTACCAGAAGGAACGGTACTTACTTGCCGTGAAGGTGAAATAAAAGACAGAAAAACAGAACCGCCCAAGCATTTCACCGAAGCCACATTACTTCAAGCCATGACGGGTATTTCCCGATTTGTGGAAGACAAAGAGCTCAAAAAAATCCTACGTGAAACCGATGGGTTAGGAACAGAAGCCACACGAGCTGGCATTCTAGACACTCTATTCAAGCGCCAATTGCTTACCCGCCAAGGCAAATCTATTTTAAGTTCTCCGGCCGGTAGAGGTTTGATTCATGCTCTGCCGAACGAGTCCACCTACCCAGACATGACCGCCAATTGGGAGCATCAACTTCAAGGTATGGCAGAGCGCAACCAAGCCTACCAACCTTTTATGCAAGCATTGGAATCCAAAATTACGGGTTTAATGGAAACAGTAAAACTTGGTCCTGTTCCAGAATCGCTCAGGCACTTACCCAAAGTAGAGCGACCAGCCTACAAAAAGCGCCGCAGCACTGGAAAAAGCACAGCGAAAAAGTCAGGGACTACGAGAAAGCGCGGAACTTCCACCAAAAAGAGTTAG
- a CDS encoding NAD(P)H nitroreductase, giving the protein MEALDLLLNRRSIAKLSAPAPEGEALQNIIKAGLRAPDHAGLTPWRFVISQGEGLAKLADILVSAAEAENSEEAVIEKLKNAPFRAPMVITVIAKVTEHEKVPALEQYLSAGCAVQAMQMAAVAQGFQAFWRSGAWMFHPKVHEAFGLEGKDEIVGFLYVGTPGCTPMKVPERDLSQFIEFL; this is encoded by the coding sequence ATGGAAGCGTTAGACCTTTTATTGAATCGTCGTTCAATCGCTAAGCTTTCGGCGCCCGCGCCAGAAGGGGAAGCACTTCAAAATATCATCAAAGCTGGGCTTCGCGCCCCTGACCATGCTGGGTTAACCCCTTGGCGTTTTGTGATTTCACAAGGTGAAGGGTTGGCAAAGCTTGCAGATATTTTGGTATCAGCCGCTGAAGCGGAAAACAGTGAAGAAGCGGTGATAGAAAAACTGAAAAACGCCCCTTTTCGTGCCCCTATGGTGATTACCGTTATCGCCAAAGTTACTGAGCACGAAAAAGTGCCCGCACTGGAACAATACCTTTCTGCCGGATGTGCTGTTCAAGCCATGCAAATGGCCGCTGTCGCGCAAGGTTTCCAAGCGTTTTGGCGCTCAGGAGCCTGGATGTTCCACCCGAAGGTACACGAAGCATTTGGCTTAGAAGGCAAAGACGAAATCGTCGGCTTCCTTTACGTGGGTACTCCGGGCTGCACGCCAATGAAAGTGCCAGAGCGTGATTTAAGCCAATTTATCGAATTTCTATAG
- a CDS encoding NADPH-dependent 2,4-dienoyl-CoA reductase, translating to MYSNLLSPLDLGFTQLRNRVLMGSMHTGLEEDKQGLHKLAAFYAERAKGGVGLIVTGGFSPNLRGRLHPFSAEFSKRKHAQAHKVVTDAVHENGGKIALQLLHAGRYAMHPFSQSASEIRAPIAKFTPSEMSGRQIRKTIGAFANSASLAQEAGYDGIEIMGSEGYLINQFICKRTNMRYDEWGGAYENRMRFPIETVKAIREKVGKEFIIIFRLSMLDLVEEGSTFEEVVLLAKELEKAGVTIINTGIGWHEARVPTIATQVPRSAFAWVTEKVKPHLNVPVITCNRINTPDEAEKIIASGQADMVSMARPFLADPDFVNKAEAQQSHLINTCIGCNQACLDNVFKGKRASCLVNPRACYESEIVVQPAVKKKKIAVVGAGPAGLSFATTASERGHDVDLYERNDRIGGQFRLAMQIPGKEEFRETIRYFANRIDTTGVNLKLETEVTFDMLEGYDEVVMASGVAPREVNIEGFDNAEKVVDYQTLIRDKTAVGEKVAIIGAGGIGIDVATMLTEPNGHDLDDWLHEWGIDKNIDHPGGLYPYPDSVSDKTVWVLQRRNGRVGKGPGKTTGWIHKRTLEKRGVNLIGGVQYQRLNGKGLYIEHQGDEKLLDADTVVVCAGQESVRPFESDWSKLGDKLHIIGGADHAGELDAVRAIRQGVKLAVAL from the coding sequence ATGTATTCTAATTTACTTTCGCCGCTGGACTTGGGTTTTACCCAGTTACGCAACCGGGTATTAATGGGTTCCATGCACACCGGTTTAGAAGAAGATAAGCAAGGTCTACACAAACTTGCTGCTTTTTATGCAGAGCGCGCGAAGGGGGGAGTGGGGCTAATAGTAACAGGCGGTTTTTCACCAAATTTACGGGGAAGGCTGCATCCGTTCAGTGCTGAGTTTAGTAAACGTAAACATGCTCAAGCCCATAAAGTTGTCACCGATGCCGTGCATGAAAACGGTGGGAAAATTGCGCTTCAATTACTGCATGCGGGTAGATATGCCATGCATCCTTTTTCTCAAAGCGCATCAGAAATCAGAGCCCCAATCGCAAAGTTCACACCCAGTGAAATGAGTGGGCGTCAGATCCGAAAAACCATTGGTGCATTCGCCAATTCTGCCTCCCTCGCGCAAGAAGCGGGGTATGATGGCATCGAAATCATGGGTTCGGAAGGGTACTTGATCAACCAGTTCATTTGTAAACGTACCAACATGCGTTATGACGAATGGGGCGGAGCCTATGAAAATCGCATGCGCTTTCCGATTGAAACGGTAAAAGCAATCCGCGAAAAAGTGGGTAAAGAATTCATCATCATATTCCGTTTATCTATGTTGGATTTGGTGGAAGAAGGCAGCACGTTTGAAGAAGTCGTCTTGCTGGCTAAAGAGCTGGAAAAAGCTGGAGTCACCATCATCAATACCGGTATTGGTTGGCATGAAGCGCGAGTTCCGACTATCGCAACACAAGTTCCGCGCAGTGCTTTTGCATGGGTAACGGAAAAAGTGAAGCCGCACCTTAATGTTCCGGTTATCACGTGCAACCGAATCAATACACCGGATGAAGCCGAGAAGATCATAGCCTCTGGCCAGGCAGACATGGTATCGATGGCGCGCCCTTTCTTAGCCGATCCTGACTTCGTCAATAAAGCTGAAGCACAGCAAAGCCACCTTATTAATACCTGTATTGGCTGTAATCAAGCGTGTTTGGATAACGTGTTCAAAGGCAAACGAGCAAGCTGCCTTGTTAACCCTAGAGCGTGTTACGAATCGGAAATTGTGGTTCAGCCTGCAGTGAAGAAGAAAAAGATTGCTGTTGTTGGCGCAGGACCTGCTGGGTTGTCATTTGCGACCACGGCTTCAGAGCGCGGCCACGATGTGGATTTATATGAACGCAATGATCGTATTGGTGGTCAATTCCGCTTAGCCATGCAAATCCCGGGTAAAGAAGAGTTTCGTGAAACCATCCGCTACTTTGCTAATCGCATTGATACCACAGGCGTTAACCTTAAACTGGAAACAGAAGTCACCTTTGACATGTTGGAGGGGTACGATGAAGTGGTGATGGCTTCTGGGGTGGCTCCTCGTGAAGTGAATATTGAGGGCTTCGATAATGCCGAGAAAGTGGTGGATTACCAGACACTGATCCGTGATAAGACAGCAGTAGGAGAGAAAGTTGCCATTATTGGCGCAGGTGGTATCGGGATTGATGTCGCCACCATGTTAACGGAACCAAATGGTCATGACTTGGATGACTGGCTGCATGAATGGGGCATCGATAAGAACATTGATCACCCTGGCGGTCTATACCCTTACCCCGACTCTGTCAGCGACAAAACCGTTTGGGTGTTGCAGCGTCGAAATGGACGAGTAGGGAAAGGGCCAGGCAAAACAACGGGCTGGATCCACAAGCGCACGTTAGAAAAGCGTGGCGTGAATTTAATCGGTGGTGTTCAATACCAGCGACTTAACGGAAAAGGCTTGTACATAGAGCATCAAGGTGATGAAAAGCTGTTAGATGCCGATACGGTAGTGGTTTGCGCAGGGCAAGAATCAGTAAGGCCATTTGAGTCAGATTGGAGCAAGCTTGGTGACAAGCTCCATATTATTGGTGGAGCCGATCATGCAGGCGAGCTGGATGCCGTTCGAGCTATTCGCCAAGGTGTGAAGTTAGCGGTAGCACTGTAA
- the sppA gene encoding signal peptide peptidase SppA: protein MKKIFRVIGLIFKWIWKAISFLRVAIINLFFLFSLAIIYFVYTQADTTAPVVQEKSALVMNLSGPIVEQSSYVAPMDSFTGSLLGSELPKENVLFDIVEAIRHAQNDDNVTGLVLALREMPETNLTKLRYIAKALNEFKTSGKPVYAIGDFYNQSQYYLASYADKVYLAPDGAVLMQGYGAYNLYYKDMLEKLDVNTHVFRVGTYKSAIEPFTRNDMSEEAKESASRWLTQLWDAFIHDVALNRQIEASTLAPSEDDMLKLLNEAKGDLAQLSKNIGLVDELATRQQVRKALVEEFGSNGNDSFNHIGYYEYLATMTPKLNFAADDVGVIVASGAIMDGFQPRGTVGGDTIASLMRDARIDDKIKAVVLRVDSPGGSAFASEVIRNEVQALRNAGKPVVVSMSSLAASGGYWISMSADKIVAQPTTLTGSIGIFSVITTFEKGLNNLGIYNDGIGTSPFSGIGVTRGLTPAASEAIQLGIEHGYQRFIGLVGENRDMSISDVDKVAQGRVWTAKDAMEFGLVDQMGDFDDAVKLAAELAELDSYNIYWVEEPLSSTEQIIQELMQNISVKLGIDMNSVLPQSLQPVANQLKQDLSVMQSFNDPKGHYAFCLNCQVQ, encoded by the coding sequence ATGAAAAAGATATTTCGAGTTATAGGATTGATTTTTAAGTGGATATGGAAAGCGATTTCTTTCCTACGTGTTGCCATCATCAACCTATTCTTTTTATTTTCTTTAGCGATCATCTATTTCGTTTACACCCAAGCCGATACCACTGCACCTGTTGTGCAAGAAAAATCGGCGCTTGTCATGAATTTGTCCGGTCCGATAGTGGAGCAAAGCAGCTACGTTGCTCCTATGGATTCTTTCACTGGATCGTTACTCGGCAGTGAACTGCCAAAAGAGAACGTTTTGTTTGATATTGTCGAAGCGATTAGACACGCGCAAAACGACGACAACGTGACGGGTTTGGTTTTAGCGCTGCGTGAAATGCCAGAAACCAATCTGACCAAACTTCGCTACATTGCTAAAGCGCTGAACGAATTTAAAACCTCTGGCAAACCTGTTTATGCCATTGGTGACTTTTACAACCAAAGCCAGTATTACTTGGCCAGTTACGCTGATAAAGTCTACTTGGCACCAGATGGTGCAGTACTGATGCAAGGCTATGGCGCATACAATCTTTACTACAAAGACATGTTAGAAAAGCTGGATGTTAATACGCACGTGTTCCGAGTCGGCACCTACAAATCTGCGATTGAGCCATTCACTCGTAACGACATGTCTGAGGAAGCCAAAGAGTCGGCGTCTCGCTGGCTGACACAACTTTGGGATGCGTTCATTCATGATGTTGCACTAAACCGCCAAATTGAAGCCTCCACGCTTGCGCCTAGTGAAGATGACATGTTGAAGTTGCTCAACGAAGCTAAAGGCGATTTAGCACAGCTTTCCAAAAACATTGGCTTAGTTGATGAACTGGCGACCAGACAGCAAGTCAGAAAAGCATTGGTTGAAGAGTTTGGTAGTAATGGCAACGACAGCTTTAATCACATCGGATACTACGAATACCTGGCAACAATGACTCCGAAGTTGAATTTTGCTGCTGACGACGTCGGCGTAATTGTGGCCAGTGGCGCGATTATGGATGGTTTCCAACCTCGTGGAACGGTGGGCGGTGATACGATTGCATCACTGATGCGCGACGCAAGAATTGACGACAAAATTAAAGCTGTTGTACTTCGAGTGGATAGCCCAGGCGGCAGTGCGTTTGCTTCTGAAGTCATTCGTAACGAAGTACAAGCTTTGCGTAATGCTGGAAAGCCCGTCGTTGTATCTATGTCAAGCTTGGCGGCTTCTGGTGGCTACTGGATTTCGATGAGTGCCGACAAAATCGTTGCACAACCGACTACCCTTACTGGCTCCATTGGCATATTCAGCGTGATTACAACGTTTGAGAAAGGCCTGAACAACCTTGGTATTTATAACGATGGTATCGGCACTTCTCCTTTCTCTGGTATTGGCGTTACACGCGGGCTAACTCCTGCAGCATCGGAAGCGATTCAACTGGGTATTGAGCACGGCTACCAGCGCTTTATTGGTCTCGTTGGCGAAAACCGCGATATGAGTATTTCAGACGTTGATAAAGTCGCCCAAGGGCGTGTTTGGACAGCGAAAGATGCTATGGAATTCGGGTTAGTCGACCAAATGGGCGACTTTGATGATGCCGTTAAGCTGGCTGCTGAATTGGCAGAACTGGATTCATACAACATTTACTGGGTAGAAGAGCCTCTATCTTCAACCGAACAGATCATTCAGGAGTTGATGCAAAATATCTCTGTGAAGCTAGGCATCGATATGAATAGCGTGTTACCTCAATCGCTACAGCCTGTTGCCAACCAACTTAAGCAAGACCTAAGTGTGATGCAGAGCTTTAACGATCCTAAAGGGCACTATGCATTTTGCTTAAATTGCCAAGTTCAATAG
- the ansA gene encoding asparaginase, producing the protein MQKKHIYIAYTGGTIGMQKSDQGYIPVAGFMEKQLQSMPEFHRSEMPDYTIHEYDPLIDSSDMTPMDWQQIADDIRDNYNNYDGFVILHGTDTMAYTASALSFMLENLGKPVIVTGSQIPLAELRSDGQANLLNALHIAANYPINEVTLFFNNQLMRGNRSTKSHADGFNAFTSPNLPALLEAGINIQVSNYIEVDKKPAGDFKVHSITPQPIGVITMYPGISHEVIRNTLRQPVNAMILLTFGVGNAPQNPELLGHLKEASERGVIVVNLTQCLAGKVNMGGYATGCALAEAGVISGYDMTPEAALAKLHYLLSQNLGYEEIKSQMQKILRGEMSL; encoded by the coding sequence ATGCAAAAAAAACACATATACATCGCTTATACTGGCGGCACTATTGGAATGCAAAAATCTGATCAAGGTTACATTCCAGTTGCTGGGTTTATGGAAAAACAACTTCAAAGCATGCCAGAATTTCATCGCTCTGAAATGCCCGATTACACCATTCACGAATACGATCCACTCATCGATTCATCCGATATGACGCCTATGGATTGGCAGCAAATCGCTGATGACATTCGTGACAACTATAACAACTACGATGGTTTCGTTATTCTTCATGGCACCGACACCATGGCTTATACTGCTTCGGCGCTTTCGTTTATGCTTGAAAACCTTGGTAAGCCAGTCATCGTTACGGGGTCGCAAATCCCTCTAGCAGAGCTGAGATCCGATGGGCAAGCCAATCTACTTAATGCATTACACATCGCGGCGAATTACCCGATTAATGAAGTCACGCTATTTTTCAATAACCAGTTGATGAGGGGAAATCGCAGTACCAAATCGCATGCTGATGGGTTTAATGCGTTTACGTCCCCTAACCTGCCAGCTCTGCTGGAAGCGGGTATTAACATTCAAGTAAGTAATTACATTGAAGTGGATAAAAAGCCTGCAGGCGATTTTAAAGTGCATAGCATTACCCCCCAGCCAATAGGTGTCATTACTATGTACCCTGGCATTTCACACGAGGTCATTCGAAATACGCTGCGCCAACCTGTGAACGCAATGATTCTTCTGACCTTTGGTGTCGGAAATGCTCCACAAAATCCTGAGCTATTGGGTCATCTCAAAGAAGCCTCTGAACGCGGTGTAATTGTCGTGAACCTAACGCAATGTCTCGCTGGCAAGGTAAACATGGGAGGCTATGCCACAGGGTGTGCTTTAGCAGAAGCTGGTGTTATCAGCGGGTACGATATGACGCCAGAGGCAGCACTTGCTAAATTGCACTACTTGCTGAGTCAAAACCTCGGCTACGAAGAGATAAAAAGCCAAATGCAAAAAATCCTGCGTGGTGAAATGAGCCTGTAG
- a CDS encoding YeaC family protein: MNVEQLIEAMTPEVYERLNYAVETGKWPDGTPLNQEQRDSCMQAVMLYQSKHNTEAQHMSVAAGGEIEFKSKVELKKEFSKGEEEIARIKIDKE, encoded by the coding sequence GTGAATGTAGAGCAACTTATTGAAGCAATGACCCCAGAGGTGTACGAGCGCTTAAATTATGCTGTAGAAACGGGTAAGTGGCCGGATGGTACTCCGTTAAACCAAGAGCAGCGAGACTCTTGTATGCAAGCCGTTATGCTGTATCAATCCAAGCACAATACTGAAGCGCAGCATATGTCTGTTGCAGCGGGCGGTGAAATTGAGTTCAAATCCAAAGTTGAGCTGAAGAAAGAATTTTCTAAAGGCGAAGAAGAGATTGCTCGAATCAAAATTGATAAAGAATAA
- a CDS encoding DUF2989 domain-containing protein, with protein MIKTRLLICIASVATLSGCFEAHQNTGELCEANPTLRCEKLNMRDGQCRIPRTNLIWHRYDALRNNNVDKILKEFEILHEYQQCLELAAQIQPIDQSDLKERRFNALVHTYDEQKRILNDLKSSTDPYALYFRWTQGDDDAQREFLQLEGTEKLNTAKLQYALATYYANRDRNKTLILLENALTLTKKGELNNEVIKSLASTNQSLGNLEYAYIWAMVGKEFELPIASDRNLRRMYPYPEEKLDKLNDLADDVADSVKSGLYKPSLIPEIDTLRKW; from the coding sequence ATGATAAAAACTCGACTTCTTATTTGTATCGCTTCTGTAGCAACGCTTTCTGGATGTTTTGAAGCTCATCAAAACACAGGGGAATTGTGTGAAGCAAATCCGACACTTAGGTGTGAAAAACTCAACATGCGCGACGGGCAATGTCGCATACCAAGAACAAATCTCATCTGGCACCGATATGACGCGCTGAGAAACAATAACGTTGACAAGATACTGAAAGAATTTGAGATCTTACATGAATATCAACAATGTCTTGAGTTAGCGGCTCAGATACAACCCATAGACCAAAGTGATCTTAAAGAACGTCGATTCAATGCGCTGGTTCATACCTATGATGAACAGAAACGCATATTAAACGACTTAAAGTCGTCAACCGATCCTTACGCGTTGTACTTCCGCTGGACACAAGGCGATGATGACGCCCAACGTGAGTTCTTGCAATTGGAAGGAACGGAGAAACTCAATACCGCCAAACTTCAATATGCGTTAGCTACCTACTACGCGAACCGAGATCGCAATAAGACACTCATTCTTCTTGAAAATGCCTTAACGCTCACCAAAAAAGGTGAGCTAAATAACGAGGTGATTAAGTCATTAGCCAGTACTAATCAATCGCTCGGGAACTTGGAATACGCATATATTTGGGCAATGGTAGGCAAAGAGTTTGAGCTACCTATTGCCTCAGATAGAAACCTTAGAAGAATGTATCCATACCCAGAGGAAAAGCTAGATAAGCTAAACGACTTGGCTGATGATGTGGCTGATTCCGTCAAAAGTGGGCTTTACAAACCGTCTTTGATTCCGGAAATAGACACACTCAGAAAATGGTAA
- the msrB gene encoding peptide-methionine (R)-S-oxide reductase MsrB: MNKKQKKWRNINVNQKAQPVEKTEKEWKEQLTDEEYRVCRAHGTEAPFSGKLLHNKQSGEYQCTCCHTPLFHSENKYDSGCGWPSFDAPINEAAVRYIEDLSHGMKRVEIRCSACDSHLGHVFPDGPKTTGERFCVNSVSLIFNNTKKGDV, from the coding sequence ATGAATAAAAAACAAAAAAAATGGAGGAATATAAACGTGAACCAAAAGGCGCAACCAGTTGAAAAAACGGAAAAAGAGTGGAAAGAACAACTAACTGACGAAGAATATCGTGTTTGTAGGGCACACGGAACAGAAGCTCCTTTTTCTGGAAAATTACTTCATAATAAACAAAGCGGCGAATATCAGTGCACCTGTTGTCATACCCCTCTTTTTCACTCGGAAAACAAGTACGATTCTGGGTGTGGCTGGCCAAGTTTTGATGCACCGATTAACGAGGCTGCAGTTCGTTATATTGAGGATCTGAGTCACGGAATGAAGAGGGTCGAAATCCGTTGTTCAGCGTGTGATAGCCATTTGGGTCACGTTTTTCCTGATGGTCCTAAAACCACTGGCGAACGGTTTTGTGTTAACTCAGTGTCGTTAATTTTCAACAATACGAAAAAAGGTGACGTGTAA